The Primulina eburnea isolate SZY01 chromosome 6, ASM2296580v1, whole genome shotgun sequence genome contains a region encoding:
- the LOC140834384 gene encoding LOW QUALITY PROTEIN: zinc finger CCCH domain-containing protein 23 (The sequence of the model RefSeq protein was modified relative to this genomic sequence to represent the inferred CDS: deleted 1 base in 1 codon), giving the protein MMMMMMIGDPPESNPTVQIPSWDHHPIEEPSAQIQSPNSNNVYPNGYDIFHYDNAFAALQRYLPSNQDDAVEVGDGDSGDFEVPVDDFSCDNFRMFEFKVKKCTRSRPHDWTDCPFAHPGEKARRRDPRKFHYSGSACPEFRRGTCNRGDSCEYAHGVFECWLHPARYRTQPCKDGIHCRRRVCFFAHTPEQLRVLPYTTSPDASPSRPGHDSFVAGGLGLYGSSPKSTMYSPPLSPTIGSPSVSSQLIESLQDLQMNRMRMGIGLNMSPPTWKPGFGSPRSPSTIRPGSPSMPSTPIGSLDRSGLVAFETWDISRKEEQVMERVESGRQLREKLYAKLGKENSLERVRRIDFPCTGPDSG; this is encoded by the exons atgatgatgatgatgatgatcgGAGATCCTCCTGAGTCAAATCCCACCGTCCAAATCCCATCTTGGGACCACCACCCCATAGAAGAGCCGTCGGCTCAAATTCAATCTCCCAACTCGAACAATGTCTACCCGAACGGCTATGATATTTTCCACTATGATAATGCTTTTGCTGCGTTGCAGCGCTACCTGCCGTCTAACCAAGACGACGCCGTAGAGGTCGGAGATGGAGATTCTGGTGATTTCGAGGTCCCGGTGGACGACTTCTCCTGCGATAATTTCCGTATGTTCGAGTTCAAGGTGAAGAAATGCACGCGTTCCAGGCCGCATGACTGGACGGATTGCCCTTTTGCGCATCCCGGCGAGAAGGCGCGGCGGAGGGACCCGCGGAAGTTCCATTATTCCGGCAGCGCGTGCCCGGAATTTCGCAGGGGAACGTGTAACAGAGGCGATTCCTGCGAGTACGCGCACGGGGTTTTCGAGTGCTGGCTCCACCCTGCTCGCTACCGCACGCAGCCGTGCAAGGACGGGATTCATTGCCGGCGTCGCGTCTGTTTCTTTGCTCACACACCGGAGCAGCTCCGAGTTCTGCCATATACTACTAGCCCAGACGCTTCTCCAAGCCGACCAGGCCACGACTCGTTCGTCGCCGGCGGCTTGGGTTTGTACGGCTCCTCACCAAAATCAACCATGTACTCGCCGCCGCTGTCTCCCACCATCGGGTCCCCATCGGTGTCATCA CAGCTCATCGAATCGTTGCAAGATCTGCAAATGAACAGGATGAGAATGGGCATCGGCTTGAACATGAGCCCGCCAACATGGAAACCCGGGTTCGGATCACCCCGTAGCCCATCGACTATCAGACCCGGATCCCCGAGCATGCCTTCTACTCCTATCGGTTCCCTTGACCGATCAGGACTCGTGGCTTTCGAAACATGGGATATCTCTCGCAAGGAGGAGCAGGTGATGGAGAGAGTGGAATCTGGAAGACAACTGCGCGAGAAGTTATACGCCAAGCTCGGCAAAGAGAACTCGTTGGAGCGGGTTCGACGAATTGATTTTCCGTGTACGGGTCCTGATTCGGGGTAG